The DNA sequence GCCGGTATCCGTAGACGCCGTCGTTGTAGTCAAACAACGCCTGGATCTTGACCGCAAGCTCCTCGCGCCGCCGCGCGGTCGCGCTCATCGGCCGGCCGCGCCAGTCATAAAACCCGGACTTCGACACTTTCAACCAGGTGCACATCTTCTGAATGCTCGGAGCATCGGCCGAATCGCCGTCGGCGGCGGTGGCAGCACAATCAGCGATGAACTCGTACTTCTCGCTCACCGTTGCTCCTGCGCGAAGTATGCTGCCGCTCGTTTTAGGAAGTTGTTCTCCATCTCCAATTCACGGTTCTTCCGCTCAAGCTCTCGTAAACGAGCCCGCTCGGACACCTCCAACGCCGGCTCATCACCAGCATGCGCCTGTCGATAAGCCTTACACCAATTACCCAGGGTGGTCTCACCCACCCCAATTTCGCGAGCCACATCGACTATTCTCCGGTCATTCTCGACCACCAGCCGGGCCGCTTCCTCACGGAACTCAGGCGTGAACTTCCCGTTCTTTCTAGCCACGAAATCCTCTCCTCTCCAAACAGAACCCTATGGGCTCCGCAGTCCGGAAAGTAGGGAGCACCCCATTGCGCCTTGGCGCGTGGTGTGCCCGTGGGCGGGTTTGGGGGCTGTGGCGTGTCCGAGCCCTTTGGGTTCGGGTGGCGTGACTGCTCGAAACCACCGGGCCCACTGAACTGCTCAAGCCGCCGGGCGCCCGCGGCCGGTCGCGGTTCACACGACGATCTTCACGACTGGTGTGTGCCTAGTCGTGTGAGTCCTGACGGTGCATGGCGGCATTGGCTGGCACGACGATCTCCACGACCCCGAATACCGCCCCTCCGACCCGTCGTGGTTCACACGACGATCTTCACAACCAGCGGCAACCACTCCACGAACGCGACACACCACAACTGGACCCTGCCGAACGCCCCACCCCCCGGGGGGAACAACCCGCCACCAGCGGCCTCCCATGAACTCACCCACGGAAAGGTCACAAGAGCCCTAGATGATCATGTTTGGTGGGTTTTCTCGGGCGTCAACGGGCCTGCAGGCATGGTATGGCCCGAGAAAACCCACCAAACATGATCATCTAGGAGTCGGGTGGAGCACGGGTGTGGAAGAGGTAGTGGCGCCCGGCCTACGGGCGCCAGGCAGCGCGGCGCATATCGATCCGCGAGCCGTCGGACGTCAGCGGAGTACCCTCCGCGGCCAACTCACGCAACGCCGTTACCTCATGGCCTGGAGGAAGACGGCCCGTCGCGGTGACGACGCGCCACCAGGGAACCGCGCCGCCGAACGCGGCCATCACGGCGCCGACGATGCGCGGCCCACCACGTTCGAGCCTGGCACCGACCTCCTCGGCAACCGCTCCGTAGGCCATCGCTCGCCCCGGCGGAATCCGTTCGACCAGACTCAATACGGCTTCGATGTACTCGTCGTCCATCCCTCTTCAGGTCTCTCCACCGAAAAAGCGGGTCGCCGCCAACCCCCAAAGCCTTGACATGCGACGATGAGACTGAGATGGCGGATACAACCAAGACGATACGCGTGCGGGAGGGCTCGGAGATGGAGCAGCCTCCACGTGGCGTACGTGAGGATGCCGCGCCATCCACCGAGCAAGCCGCCAGC is a window from the Phytoactinopolyspora mesophila genome containing:
- a CDS encoding transposase translates to MARKNGKFTPEFREEAARLVVENDRRIVDVAREIGVGETTLGNWCKAYRQAHAGDEPALEVSERARLRELERKNRELEMENNFLKRAAAYFAQEQR
- a CDS encoding MGMT family protein, translated to MDDEYIEAVLSLVERIPPGRAMAYGAVAEEVGARLERGGPRIVGAVMAAFGGAVPWWRVVTATGRLPPGHEVTALRELAAEGTPLTSDGSRIDMRRAAWRP